Proteins encoded together in one Kutzneria kofuensis window:
- a CDS encoding GNAT family N-acetyltransferase: MTASPRTERLVEFSAETLRARLPEALNLYVTAMRYPSGTAQQRAPMWLAHMIRAGWRCVGALDQEGALVGICYGYRGAAGQWWHEQVRRGLTAVSTPTAVDEWMRDYFELTELHVSPDAQGRGIGERLLRGLLDGVTSERVLLSTPEGPSRAWRLYRRVGFQDVLRHYHFAGDPRPFAVLGRTLPIEPA; the protein is encoded by the coding sequence ATGACAGCGTCGCCACGCACCGAGCGACTGGTCGAGTTCAGCGCCGAGACGCTGCGGGCCCGCCTGCCGGAGGCGCTCAACCTGTACGTCACCGCGATGCGCTACCCCAGCGGCACCGCCCAGCAGCGCGCCCCCATGTGGCTGGCGCACATGATCCGGGCGGGCTGGCGCTGCGTCGGCGCGCTCGACCAGGAAGGCGCGCTGGTCGGCATCTGCTACGGCTATCGCGGCGCCGCCGGCCAGTGGTGGCACGAGCAGGTCCGCCGCGGTCTCACCGCGGTGTCCACGCCGACCGCCGTCGACGAGTGGATGCGCGACTACTTCGAGCTGACCGAGCTGCACGTGTCGCCGGACGCGCAGGGCCGCGGCATCGGCGAGCGGCTGCTGCGCGGGCTGCTGGACGGCGTCACCTCCGAGCGGGTCCTGCTGTCCACGCCGGAGGGTCCGTCCCGGGCGTGGCGGCTGTACCGACGGGTCGGCTTCCAGGATGTGTTGCGGCACTACCACTTCGCCGGCGACCCCCGGCCGTTTGCCGTGCTGGGCCGCACCCTCCCGATCGAACCGGCCTGA
- a CDS encoding YbaK/EbsC family protein, translated as MSDQEHPGVSTVRNALRAAGATDAAAGIRVLDDAVRTASAAADAVEVPVGAIANSLFFLADGKPLLVLTSGAHRADTKRLAELVGVRKVQRADPDAVRTHTGQVIGGVSPVGHPEKIRTLVDVHLAEYDVVWAAAGHPNAVYPTTFDELVAVTGGTPATVAGDQQ; from the coding sequence GTGAGCGATCAGGAGCACCCAGGGGTGAGCACGGTCCGCAACGCGCTGCGGGCGGCGGGGGCGACCGATGCGGCCGCCGGGATCCGGGTGCTCGACGACGCGGTGCGCACGGCGTCCGCCGCGGCGGACGCGGTCGAGGTGCCGGTCGGCGCGATCGCGAACAGCCTGTTCTTCCTCGCCGACGGCAAGCCGCTGCTGGTGCTGACGTCCGGCGCGCACCGCGCGGACACCAAGCGCCTGGCCGAACTCGTCGGCGTGCGGAAGGTGCAGCGCGCGGACCCCGATGCCGTCCGAACGCACACTGGTCAGGTGATCGGCGGCGTCTCGCCCGTCGGCCACCCCGAAAAGATCCGTACCCTGGTGGACGTGCACCTCGCCGAGTACGACGTCGTCTGGGCCGCCGCCGGGCATCCCAATGCCGTCTACCCGACGACGTTCGACGAGTTGGTCGCCGTCACCGGCGGAACCCCTGCGACCGTGGCCGGAGACCAGCAATGA
- a CDS encoding SAV_6107 family HEPN domain-containing protein — translation MSVPVRLPESFLVSTPPRSRLRAVPSPGASPSARTLLAQARQGLLQAEQEADPAERFVRAHLAALRAAAAVLALRGRPHRTRTKPMSAWVLLAKVAPEFAEWGAFFQSCASTRHAVESGITRLVSARSADDLVRQAGQFVELVDRAVHGAGR, via the coding sequence ATGTCTGTGCCCGTTCGTCTTCCCGAGTCGTTCCTGGTGTCCACCCCGCCCAGGTCCCGACTTCGCGCGGTTCCGTCGCCCGGCGCGTCGCCGTCGGCGCGGACGCTGCTCGCCCAGGCCCGGCAGGGGCTGCTGCAGGCCGAGCAGGAGGCCGACCCCGCCGAGCGCTTCGTGCGGGCGCACCTTGCCGCCCTGCGGGCCGCCGCCGCCGTGCTCGCCCTGCGCGGGCGGCCGCACCGCACCCGCACCAAGCCCATGAGCGCGTGGGTGCTGCTGGCCAAGGTCGCCCCCGAGTTCGCCGAGTGGGGCGCCTTCTTCCAGTCGTGCGCGTCCACCCGGCACGCCGTCGAGTCCGGCATCACCCGGCTCGTGTCCGCCCGCAGCGCCGACGACCTCGTCCGGCAGGCCGGTCAGTTCGTCGAGCTCGTCGACCGTGCCGTGCACGGGGCGGGGCGGTGA